The Solenopsis invicta isolate M01_SB chromosome 12, UNIL_Sinv_3.0, whole genome shotgun sequence genome window below encodes:
- the LOC120359246 gene encoding THAP domain-containing protein 2-like, whose product MAYVTFVQPRLRSNHFGAKKYGCSRHVMTHGLLLFKFCVLCAVTMSACAVKGCNNSYQKRIIIEGKPVKYFRFPKDNAIAVKWREVCKNGVNMTYGRICSKHFDASCYDKPAQHIALNYSPLRGRKLRLDAIPTLHLFSELHVVKRLDACAKDVPKTISDCITETTPSTTTLKIISESIAETKPSSTAQPVILDSIEGDTITTVTTADYSTLV is encoded by the exons ATGGCTTACGTCACATTTGTACAGCCTCGGCTACGTTCAAATCACTTCGGCGCAAAAAAATATGGCTGCAGCAGGCATGTAATGACACATGGGTTGttgctttttaaattttgtgtactGTGCGCTGTGACAATGAGTGCTTGTGCAGTGAAAGGTTGTAACAATTCTTAccaaaaaagaataataatagaaGGAAAGCCAGTGAAATATTTTAGGTTTCCCAAAGATAACGCAATTGCTGTAAAATGGCGTGAAGTGTGCAAAAATGGTGTAAATATGACTTATG GAAGGATATGTTCTAAACACTTCGACGCATCGTGCTACGACAAGCCTGCACAGCATATAGCTTTGAATTATTCTCCTTTAAGAGGACGAAAGTTAAGATTGGATGCAATCcccacattgcatttattttcagAATTGCATGTGGTTAAAAGACTAGATGCATGTGCCAAAGATGTACCTAAAACAATATCGGATTGTATTACCGAAACAACACCATCAACGACAACTCTCAAAATAATATCAGAGAGTATTGCTGAAACAAAACCATCATCAACTGCTCAACCCGTAATATTGGATAGTATTGAAGGAGATACAATAACAACAGTTACTACTGCAGATTATTCTACGCTAGTGTAA